In Bremerella sp. JC817, the genomic window GGGCTTGTTGGGGCCGTTATAGGTAAGGGTGCAGCTCTTCGGGCCGCTGCAATACTGCTCTTCGCCCATCTTGCACTGGTCGCATTGCTGGCAGGAGTTGACCATGCAGCCAACGCCCGCCCGGTCGCCGACCTTGAAGCGGGTCACGCCTTCGCCGACTTCGGTGACGGTGCCCACGATCTCGTGGCCCGGGATGCAGGGCCAGACGGTGTTGTCCCAGTCGTCGCGCGCCTGGTGGAGGTCGGAATGGCAAACGCCGCAATGGCTGATCTCGATCCCGATCTCGCCCGCACGCACGTCGCGCCGCTCGAATTTAAGGGGGCCGAGAGGCGCTGGCTTTTTCCGTGCCATAGGCGAT contains:
- a CDS encoding alcohol dehydrogenase catalytic domain-containing protein, with protein sequence MRAGEIGIEISHCGVCHSDLHQARDDWDNTVWPCIPGHEIVGTVTEVGEGVTRFKVGDRAGVGCMVNSCQQCDQCKMGEEQYCSGPKSCTLTYNGPNKP